Within Deinococcus seoulensis, the genomic segment CACCCGACTCATCCTTCTTGAGCGTCCTGGGCGCAGGGTCACTCTCGTGAACCGGCGGTGTCCCTGAGCACCTGCGGCGCGTTCAGACGAACGCCCCACCGAAGGACTCCTGACCGCGTCCCACTGGGGGGCTGCAGACAGGCCCTAAAAGGTACCCGCCGCGCCGCACTCTGTCAAGGTGCGCTCCGGACACCTGACGGTCTGTGTGCTGGGGCCACGCATCTCGGCGCAGACGCGCCACGCAGCTTGGCTCAGTGCCCACCCTCACAGGCTGGGCATGCAGCATGGGCAGTGTGAATGCTGGCCCGCGGACCGCTCATGGGGGTTCCGTCTTCATGGGGGTTCCGTCTGTCGCGCTGACGATCCGGAACGTCACCGGGTTGCCGGCCGCATGTCCGGAGGGGCACCCGGCTCTCACTCGCATCTGTTCGGACCCAATGGCCTTTGCAGCCCATTCAATCGGAGTCCGTATCAGGGGTGCCCACCTGACGCGCGGTGGTACTGCATCCGCGCCGGGTTCATCGTCTGTGTGGCGGGGCTTGTGATGGGCTTCACGCAGGGTCGCCCGCGCCGCGCAGGGCTGCACACTGCGGGCATGAGAATCCCGAAACGACTGCTGCTGACCGCTGCCGTGGGGGCTGTCGCCGCCCGCCGCGCCTTCCGTGCGCCGTACGACCTGACGGGACGCGCGGCGCTGATCACGGGCGGGTCGCGGGGACTGGGGCTGGCACTGGCCCGCGAACTGCTGGACCGGGGGGCGCGCGTGACCCTGATGGCACGCTCGGCCGATGATCTGGAACGCGCGCAGGTCAGCCTGAACGCGGGCGAGCGGGTGCAGATCGTGGCGGGTGACGTGACCGTCGCAGCCGACATCGAGCGGGCCACCGGGGAGACGGTGCGGGCGCACGGGCGCCTGGACGTGCTGGTGAACAACGCGGGCCTGATTCAGGTGGGTCCGCTGGCGGACATGACCGAGGGCGACTTCCGGGAGATCCTGGAGGTGAACGCCCTGGCGCCGCTGCGCCTGACGCTCGCGGCGCGTCCGCACCTGCGGGGCGGGGGGCGCGTGCTGATCGTGTCGTCGGTGGGGGGACGGGTGGCAGTGCCGCACCTCGCGCCGTACTCGGTGAGCAAGTTCGCCTCGGCGGGGCTGGGACAGGCGCTGCGGACGGAACTGGCGCGGGAGGGTATCACGGTCACGACGGTCCTGCCGAGCCTGATGCGAACCGGGAGTCCCATGAATGCCAGCGTGAAGGGCAGCCACGCACAGGAGTACGCGTGGTTCGCCACGGCGGACAGTCTGCCGGTGGTGTCGCTGGACGCGCGGGAGGCGGCGCGGCGCATCGTGGACGCCCTGGTGCGTGGGGACGCGGAGACCATGGTGGGCGGCCCGGCGTGGCTGCTGCGGGTAGCGCAGACGCTGGCCCCGCAACTCACGGCGGACCTGATGGGCCTGACCAACCGACTGCTGCCCGCCCCGGCCGGTTCCACCGTCACGCGGGTGGGACGTGAGGTGGAGGGCGCGGTCACTCAGGGGAATCCCATCAAGCGCGCGGCCGAGGTGGAGTTCAACCAGCTCGGAGCGCACCGAGACGGGACGCCTGGCGACCTGAAGTGACTCTTGGGCAGACGGTCACACAGTGACCCGCCCCGCAAAGGGTCCGTCCGGGGCGGGATTAGCTGGCAGCCAGCTTCCACTCTGCACTCCATTCCATCCGTTTTCTTTCCCCGCACGCCCGCTGGCGTGCGCCGCTGGAGGTTCCCCATGAGCGAAGACCGACCCATCCCGAACCCGAACGACCCGGCCGCCCTGCCGGAGGCCGACCTGACAGAGACTGGCACTGCGCACCTGCCCACGCTGGAGCGCTCCGTGATGGGCAGCGTCGGCGTGGCCCTGATGGGCGCCGGTCTGCGCAGCGCCCGCCCCTTTCAGAAACTCGTGCTGGGGGGCGTGGGGGCCGGCCTGACCGCGATGGCCGCCACGGGCCGCAATCCCATCGCGGCCGCCCTGAAAATCCGGCAGACCGGGCACGGCGAGGTGCTCGTGCGTGACGCCGTCACGGTCGGGAAGCCCGCAGACGTCCTGTACGGCGTGTGGCGGAACCTGACGGGCCTGCCGCGCCTGATGACGCACCTGCAATCGGTCGAGGTGCTGGACGACACGCAGTCCCGCTGGACAGTGCAGGCGCCCACCGGGACGGTCAGCTGGGACGCGCAGATCACGGCGGACGAACCGGGCCACCGCCTCGCGTGGGCGTCCCTGCCGGGCGCAGCCATCGAGAACCACGGCGAGGTGGTATTCCGCACGGCGCCCGGTGACCGGGGCACGGAAGTCGTGGTGCGCCTCGCCTACCGCCCACCCGGTGGAACGCTCGGCGCCGTGACCGCGCGCCTGTTCGGGGAGGAACCCGCG encodes:
- a CDS encoding SDR family NAD(P)-dependent oxidoreductase, with the protein product MRIPKRLLLTAAVGAVAARRAFRAPYDLTGRAALITGGSRGLGLALARELLDRGARVTLMARSADDLERAQVSLNAGERVQIVAGDVTVAADIERATGETVRAHGRLDVLVNNAGLIQVGPLADMTEGDFREILEVNALAPLRLTLAARPHLRGGGRVLIVSSVGGRVAVPHLAPYSVSKFASAGLGQALRTELAREGITVTTVLPSLMRTGSPMNASVKGSHAQEYAWFATADSLPVVSLDAREAARRIVDALVRGDAETMVGGPAWLLRVAQTLAPQLTADLMGLTNRLLPAPAGSTVTRVGREVEGAVTQGNPIKRAAEVEFNQLGAHRDGTPGDLK
- a CDS encoding SRPBCC family protein; amino-acid sequence: MSEDRPIPNPNDPAALPEADLTETGTAHLPTLERSVMGSVGVALMGAGLRSARPFQKLVLGGVGAGLTAMAATGRNPIAAALKIRQTGHGEVLVRDAVTVGKPADVLYGVWRNLTGLPRLMTHLQSVEVLDDTQSRWTVQAPTGTVSWDAQITADEPGHRLAWASLPGAAIENHGEVVFRTAPGDRGTEVVVRLAYRPPGGTLGAVTARLFGEEPAQQLRDDLMRFKREQELGFAPTTEGQSSGRATHGGQA